One window of Sporocytophaga myxococcoides DSM 11118 genomic DNA carries:
- a CDS encoding Smr/MutS family protein, whose translation MKPGDKVRFIHGKEEGIVRRIISSRDVEVEIQDGFLIPALIKELVVVASAESFIATEEPGQEIAPERLKTDGIYLAFVPFNDRIYSIQLINETDLDISFTFGSLAEENYVGISTGNLKSKAHIKVGEATVKDFDSWPSWITQCLYFSFGRTVYKEPLVRKLSIKASTFYKNKKLLPIVNEQGYLFKIDDKQTPINKEKLVQEMYSAPQEVKEISRPAAEIDLHIEKLTSDHLKLSNSEMLEIQVKHFQKNLDNAIASGMDEITFIHGVGNGILKLKIQEILSKTKGIAYFKDAKKEKFGYGATLVKIN comes from the coding sequence ATGAAACCGGGAGATAAGGTCAGATTTATACATGGGAAAGAAGAAGGAATTGTCAGAAGAATCATCAGTTCCAGAGATGTTGAAGTAGAGATTCAGGATGGATTTCTTATACCCGCATTAATTAAAGAGCTTGTGGTGGTTGCTTCAGCAGAAAGCTTTATAGCAACGGAAGAACCCGGGCAGGAAATAGCTCCTGAAAGGCTTAAAACAGATGGTATTTATCTCGCATTTGTTCCCTTTAATGACAGAATTTATTCCATTCAGCTTATCAACGAAACCGATCTTGATATTTCATTTACATTCGGTAGTCTGGCCGAAGAAAACTATGTCGGTATCAGTACTGGAAACCTGAAATCAAAAGCTCATATCAAAGTTGGAGAAGCAACTGTAAAAGATTTTGACTCATGGCCATCATGGATAACGCAGTGCTTGTATTTCAGTTTTGGAAGAACCGTCTACAAAGAACCATTGGTCAGAAAACTGAGTATTAAAGCCTCAACTTTTTATAAAAACAAAAAGCTTCTCCCCATTGTAAATGAACAAGGCTATCTATTTAAAATAGATGATAAACAGACACCTATAAATAAGGAAAAGCTTGTTCAGGAAATGTACTCCGCTCCTCAAGAGGTTAAAGAAATTTCCAGACCTGCGGCTGAAATCGACCTTCATATTGAAAAGCTAACTTCAGATCATCTGAAATTAAGCAACAGCGAAATGCTGGAAATTCAGGTCAAGCATTTTCAGAAAAATCTGGATAATGCAATTGCGTCAGGCATGGATGAAATCACTTTTATTCATGGTGTCGGCAATGGTATCCTAAAATTAAAAATTCAGGAAATTTTAAGCAAGACCAAAGGCATTGCCTATTTCAAAGATGCAAAAAAAGAAAAGTTTGGTTACGGAGCAACTCTGGTAAAAATTAACTAA
- a CDS encoding DUF2279 domain-containing protein — translation MRIIILFFISFITFASKAQDTISAINKKRLIPIASGVVGLYTASMIGLNEVWYKNNPRSSFHFFDDSDEWKQMDKLGHATTSFHESRFAVDVLKWSGVPKKKAYIIGGLAGFVFQTPIEFLDAYSPEYGFSWTDVAANASGSALVIGQYLLWDELRIQPKFSFHKTQFAKERPNVLGKTFNEQLLKDYNGQTYWLSFNILSFLPNKESRFPKWLNVSLGYSAENMIYAHDIQNKSAGYDPYRQYYLSLDIDFTKIRTRSKVLNFIFDYGLNILHVPAPALEYSRKGFKFHPIYF, via the coding sequence ATGAGAATCATTATCTTATTTTTTATCTCTTTTATAACTTTTGCATCCAAGGCGCAGGATACAATCTCTGCAATAAATAAAAAAAGGCTGATTCCTATAGCTTCAGGCGTTGTAGGATTATATACGGCAAGTATGATCGGCCTTAATGAGGTATGGTATAAAAACAATCCCAGAAGTTCTTTCCATTTTTTTGACGACTCTGACGAATGGAAACAGATGGATAAGCTGGGCCACGCTACTACTTCGTTTCATGAAAGTCGTTTTGCTGTTGATGTACTGAAATGGAGTGGTGTACCCAAGAAAAAAGCCTATATCATTGGAGGTTTGGCAGGATTTGTATTTCAGACTCCTATAGAATTTCTTGACGCTTATTCACCCGAATATGGCTTTTCGTGGACAGATGTTGCAGCCAACGCTTCAGGTTCTGCACTTGTAATTGGACAATATCTCCTTTGGGATGAGCTTAGAATTCAGCCAAAATTTTCTTTTCACAAAACCCAATTTGCAAAGGAAAGGCCTAACGTCTTAGGAAAGACGTTTAACGAACAATTACTAAAAGACTATAACGGTCAAACTTACTGGCTTTCTTTTAACATACTTTCATTTCTTCCAAATAAAGAAAGTCGATTCCCCAAATGGCTGAATGTATCTTTAGGTTATAGTGCAGAAAATATGATTTATGCTCATGACATTCAGAACAAATCGGCTGGGTATGACCCTTACAGGCAGTATTATCTAAGTCTTGACATAGATTTTACCAAAATAAGAACCAGAAGCAAAGTGTTGAATTTCATTTTTGATTATGGTTTAAACATATTGCATGTTCCTGCGCCGGCTTTGGAATACAGCAGAAAAGGATTTAAATTTCATCCTATTTACTTTTAA
- a CDS encoding translocation/assembly module TamB domain-containing protein → MNKRRKYLIFFKRLTKTISFTALGIILLLVGLLFAIRSPKVQTWAVNKASAYLSEKLHYPISVKYVDINWFDKIILEGLEVNDTHNGKMISVGYAKVDLNFLNLLYGKVAIDKISLANGKVEVFRYTDGGINISDFVAAIQDLSASSDTSATQSAPFVIEAVNVENMLFSYHDFRKDKITYGYDYYHFALTDISADATKLKFFKDTVQINVHRLSTNDRQTKLNVHQLITLFTFTKRNMEFKDLYAEIGESIVKDYVRFDYNTIDDLGDFNEKIVMTGNIKQSVITSRNLSHFAPDLQDFNDIYTLSGKFKGKVINFSVSNFDLQFGNRSRMKGKTKFDGLPELDKTFMDLNFKETDITAADIQQYVGDEAANFLKKLGKIKGHGIFTGFLNDFVAKGNFTTGLGMVESDINLKIQENTHPKAHYKGSLITKSFNLGKLVGYENKVQLLDMEGTIEGKGFTLDDAEVFINGKVHRIGVNNYNYKNITTTATLSKQFFSGAVAIKDSNIVLSVNGEVDLNKNNNHFNIQANLEKANLKALNLSPIETFVKTEADFNFTGMTLDEIFGKAIFRNSYLVYKNKEVFLDSMQILSSKTDSIRNFSVKSDLASIQAEGNFNFTTLASNIETLWHEYEMTARNKKSELDKYYANKKKSYDKYHLDFKINLTDINAILAIYLPKLYLSPGVNIEGDFTSGYSSILNLYTKIDTLYYNEYELLKTEAQISASKLSDSSNVLAMFFVKSDEQILKSFTPTKNLQVEGIWNGTRVNFTSQIAQKGSNNSAKLAGNLDFNEDYRVVNLNNNSFLNLLNKKWTIDPSNSISFNSEKVLFENFTVSNNKQTVSLDGTLSQEPSDEAFLKVIDFQLETINPLLTDVSLKGVLTGSVNIHDIFNNPNLGSSLFINNFHVNNFLVGNIIGTSSWNTEKSVLDLDVEVERLSNIIINVKGNIQPGKNGESEKLNLFAELDKADLDLLNPIFKGVISEVSGKITGDFTIGGSLKNIVLKGTGNVQNGKFKVDYLGTTYYFSDNVYFDENLIGFKRLKLKDSEGNNAVLDGGIFHDNFRKFVVNLKGYLNNVCVLNTTEKDNELFYGKAIVSGNLEILGAFSDLKITANARSQKGTDIHIPMTEYSTVEEQSYITFTTSKSKAAITKETVDLSGITLDFNFDMTTDANIEIIFDKKAGDKLKGNGSGNIKMSIDTRGDFNMFGNYRIKTGTYNFSLANIISKEFNLLPNSSISWTGDPYKGLLDIRAAYRQNVSLAPLIDTGRVRKNPEFKTRYPVDVLMGIEGDLMSPRINLDVDILKSDPKMVEDVIEFESKIKTNEQELNKQVFSLLILKSFSAQDGSFNGIGGSSGNLSELLSNQLSSWLSQLDKNLQVDIDLNAMNTFMLRFSYTMLEGRLRISRDGSYQNTQSNNQNNFSSIAGEWTIEYLLSQDGRLRLKLYNKNNNNALLNSVASNNINNTSAGFSIMHTQGFNNLKELFGKKEKPKRDTITFDLEEERKKFEQELAEEKKREQEEEEKKNNNTLNTTVTPHKEDDEAEAEAP, encoded by the coding sequence TTGAATAAAAGGCGAAAATACCTGATTTTTTTTAAAAGGTTAACAAAAACCATCTCATTTACTGCATTAGGTATTATCCTTTTGCTGGTGGGATTGCTTTTTGCCATTCGCTCCCCAAAAGTACAAACCTGGGCCGTCAATAAGGCATCTGCCTATCTTTCAGAAAAACTGCATTATCCTATTTCGGTAAAATACGTCGACATCAATTGGTTTGACAAGATTATCCTGGAAGGGCTGGAGGTAAATGATACTCATAATGGTAAAATGATCTCTGTAGGCTATGCAAAAGTTGATCTGAATTTCCTAAATCTCCTTTATGGTAAAGTAGCCATAGACAAAATAAGTCTGGCAAACGGGAAAGTTGAAGTATTCAGATATACAGATGGAGGCATTAATATTTCCGACTTTGTGGCTGCTATCCAGGACCTTTCAGCTTCCTCTGATACATCAGCAACACAATCTGCTCCTTTTGTAATCGAAGCTGTCAATGTAGAAAACATGCTTTTTTCTTACCATGATTTCAGAAAGGACAAAATTACATACGGATACGATTATTATCATTTTGCACTCACTGATATTTCTGCTGATGCTACTAAACTTAAATTCTTTAAGGATACTGTTCAGATAAATGTACATCGCTTAAGCACTAATGACAGACAAACCAAACTGAATGTTCACCAGCTCATAACGCTCTTTACCTTTACCAAAAGAAACATGGAGTTTAAAGACCTCTATGCCGAAATTGGGGAAAGTATTGTAAAAGATTATGTCAGATTTGACTACAACACTATAGACGATCTGGGAGATTTTAATGAAAAGATTGTCATGACAGGTAATATCAAACAATCAGTGATCACGAGCAGAAACCTTTCTCATTTCGCCCCAGACCTGCAAGACTTTAATGACATTTATACACTTTCCGGGAAATTTAAAGGAAAGGTCATTAATTTTTCCGTCAGCAATTTTGATCTGCAATTTGGTAACAGGAGCAGAATGAAAGGTAAAACCAAGTTTGATGGTTTACCCGAACTGGATAAAACTTTTATGGATCTTAATTTTAAGGAAACAGACATTACTGCTGCTGACATTCAGCAATATGTGGGCGATGAAGCCGCTAATTTCCTTAAAAAACTGGGCAAAATAAAAGGACATGGAATATTCACCGGTTTCCTAAATGACTTTGTAGCAAAGGGTAATTTTACTACCGGACTGGGTATGGTTGAGTCTGACATCAATTTGAAGATTCAGGAGAACACACACCCTAAAGCCCATTACAAGGGAAGCCTGATTACAAAGTCATTCAATCTTGGTAAGCTTGTAGGATATGAAAATAAAGTTCAGTTGCTGGACATGGAAGGGACTATTGAAGGCAAAGGCTTTACTCTAGATGATGCAGAAGTTTTTATCAATGGAAAAGTTCACAGGATTGGTGTAAACAATTACAATTATAAAAATATCACTACAACTGCCACTCTTAGTAAGCAGTTCTTTAGTGGAGCAGTAGCCATAAAAGACAGTAATATTGTACTCTCCGTTAATGGAGAAGTTGATCTGAACAAAAACAATAATCATTTTAATATTCAGGCGAATCTGGAAAAAGCAAACCTGAAAGCATTAAACCTATCTCCAATAGAGACTTTCGTGAAGACTGAAGCTGATTTTAATTTCACAGGAATGACATTGGATGAAATATTTGGTAAAGCAATTTTCAGAAATAGCTATCTGGTCTATAAAAACAAAGAAGTATTTCTGGACTCCATGCAAATACTCAGCTCAAAAACAGATAGCATAAGGAATTTCTCAGTAAAATCCGACTTGGCAAGTATACAGGCAGAAGGCAATTTTAACTTCACTACATTGGCTTCAAATATTGAAACTCTGTGGCATGAATATGAAATGACTGCTCGGAACAAAAAAAGTGAGCTTGATAAATATTATGCTAACAAGAAGAAATCGTATGACAAGTACCATCTTGATTTTAAAATCAATCTCACAGATATCAATGCTATTTTAGCAATATATCTTCCTAAGCTTTATTTATCTCCTGGTGTTAACATTGAAGGGGATTTCACTTCCGGTTACTCAAGTATCCTAAACTTATATACTAAAATTGATACGTTGTATTACAATGAATATGAGCTATTAAAAACAGAAGCACAAATCTCCGCTTCCAAACTATCAGACAGCAGTAATGTGTTGGCGATGTTCTTTGTAAAATCGGATGAACAGATTCTTAAATCTTTTACCCCTACCAAGAACCTTCAAGTTGAGGGTATCTGGAATGGGACCAGAGTAAACTTCACATCGCAGATTGCACAAAAAGGCAGCAACAATTCTGCTAAACTGGCAGGAAATCTTGACTTCAATGAAGATTACAGAGTTGTAAACCTTAATAATAATTCATTCCTGAATCTTCTAAATAAAAAATGGACAATTGATCCTTCTAACTCTATTTCATTCAATTCAGAAAAGGTCCTTTTTGAAAATTTTACAGTATCCAACAATAAACAAACCGTAAGCCTGGATGGGACTTTATCGCAAGAGCCTTCTGACGAGGCTTTTCTTAAAGTTATAGATTTTCAGTTGGAAACCATAAACCCATTGCTGACAGACGTTTCATTAAAAGGTGTACTTACCGGATCAGTTAATATTCATGATATTTTCAACAACCCTAACCTTGGCAGCAGTTTATTCATAAATAATTTCCATGTGAATAATTTCCTTGTAGGAAATATCATCGGTACATCTTCATGGAACACTGAAAAAAGCGTTCTGGACCTTGATGTGGAAGTGGAACGTTTGAGCAACATCATAATTAATGTAAAAGGAAATATTCAACCAGGAAAAAACGGAGAAAGCGAAAAGCTGAATCTCTTTGCTGAATTAGATAAAGCAGATTTGGATCTTCTTAATCCGATATTCAAAGGTGTAATTTCTGAAGTGTCTGGTAAAATCACAGGGGATTTCACTATTGGAGGATCATTAAAAAACATTGTATTAAAAGGCACTGGCAATGTTCAGAATGGAAAATTCAAAGTAGATTACTTGGGCACAACTTATTATTTCTCTGACAATGTCTATTTCGACGAAAACCTTATTGGATTCAAAAGACTAAAATTAAAAGACTCAGAAGGAAATAACGCCGTTTTAGATGGGGGTATTTTTCATGACAATTTCAGGAAATTCGTGGTAAACCTTAAAGGATACCTGAATAATGTATGTGTATTGAATACTACAGAAAAAGACAATGAATTATTCTATGGCAAGGCAATTGTAAGCGGAAATCTGGAAATTCTGGGCGCTTTTTCAGATCTTAAGATAACAGCTAATGCCAGATCTCAAAAAGGTACTGATATTCATATTCCAATGACAGAATACTCCACCGTCGAAGAACAAAGTTATATTACCTTTACAACTTCCAAAAGTAAAGCTGCCATTACCAAAGAAACTGTTGATTTATCAGGGATAACACTTGATTTTAACTTCGATATGACTACCGATGCGAATATTGAAATTATTTTTGATAAAAAAGCAGGTGACAAACTTAAAGGAAATGGATCTGGAAATATAAAAATGAGCATTGATACCCGTGGTGATTTTAACATGTTTGGAAACTACAGAATCAAAACGGGTACCTACAACTTCTCCCTTGCAAATATTATCAGCAAAGAGTTCAACTTGCTCCCCAATAGCAGTATTTCCTGGACTGGAGATCCTTATAAGGGGTTGCTTGATATTAGGGCAGCCTATAGGCAAAATGTTTCCCTTGCTCCTCTTATTGATACAGGAAGGGTAAGAAAGAATCCTGAATTTAAAACAAGGTATCCGGTAGATGTATTAATGGGTATTGAAGGTGATTTAATGTCTCCTCGTATCAATCTTGATGTTGACATCCTGAAGTCTGACCCAAAAATGGTGGAAGATGTCATAGAATTTGAGTCCAAAATTAAAACCAATGAGCAGGAATTAAATAAGCAGGTTTTCAGCTTACTTATTCTAAAAAGCTTCTCTGCTCAGGATGGTTCTTTTAATGGTATTGGCGGCTCAAGTGGCAACCTGAGTGAACTTCTATCCAACCAGCTAAGCAGTTGGCTTTCTCAGCTCGATAAAAATTTGCAGGTAGATATTGACCTCAATGCAATGAACACCTTTATGTTACGATTCAGTTACACCATGCTGGAAGGTCGACTTAGAATATCCCGTGATGGAAGCTATCAAAACACTCAAAGCAACAATCAGAATAATTTCTCCAGTATTGCAGGTGAATGGACTATTGAATATCTTCTTAGCCAGGATGGAAGATTGAGATTGAAGCTATACAATAAAAATAATAATAATGCGCTCCTGAACTCAGTTGCATCAAACAATATCAACAATACTTCTGCTGGTTTCAGTATCATGCATACTCAGGGATTTAATAATCTGAAGGAACTTTTCGGCAAAAAAGAAAAACCTAAGAGAGATACCATAACTTTTGACCTGGAAGAAGAAAGAAAAAAATTCGAACAAGAGCTGGCTGAGGAGAAAAAAAGGGAACAGGAAGAGGAAGAGAAAAAAAACAATAACACACTTAATACTACTGTTACTCCTCATAAGGAAGATGACGAAGCCGAAGCAGAAGCTCCATGA